One window from the genome of Balaenoptera musculus isolate JJ_BM4_2016_0621 chromosome 3, mBalMus1.pri.v3, whole genome shotgun sequence encodes:
- the LOC118892412 gene encoding protein FAM136A-like — translation MAQLQQLRAQEAVDSMVKSLERQNIWKMQGLMFRCSAGCCEDSQAPTQQVHQCIARCRAPLAQAQALVTSELEKFQDRLEWCTMHCNDKAKDSIDAGSKELQVKRQQESCVTKCVDDHINLIPTVTKMKESLLSIGKQTSAIGYRG, via the coding sequence ATGGCGCAGCTGCAGCAGCTCCGGGCGCAGGAGGCGGTGGACTCTATGGTGAAGAGTCTGGAGAGACAGAACATCTGGAAGATGCAGGGCCTCATGTTCCGGTGCAGCGCCGGCTGCTGTGAGGACAGCCAGGCGCCCACGCAGCAAGTGCACCAGTGCATTGCGCGCTGCCGTGCACCTCTGGCTCAAGCCCAGGCCCTGGTGACCAGCGAGCTGGAGAAGTTCCAGGACCGCCTGGAATGGTGCACCATGCATTGCAACGACAAAGCCAAAGATTCAATAGATGCGGGGAGTAAAGAGCTTCAGGTGAAGCGGCAGCAGGAGAGTTGCGTCACCAAGTGCGTGGATGACCACATAAACCTCATCCCAACCGTGACCAAGATGAAGGAGTCTCTCTTATCCATTGGGAAACAGACGTCTGCTATTGGCTATCGGGGCTGA